A genomic stretch from Puntigrus tetrazona isolate hp1 unplaced genomic scaffold, ASM1883169v1 S000000472, whole genome shotgun sequence includes:
- the LOC122334032 gene encoding mucin-5AC-like, giving the protein MFRFIMLTGLVLLIGGSIPTAAQTTETTTEPTSTNETLPTSASPSESTTTAETTETTTEPTSTTETLTTLTSTSESTTKAETTETKSTPVTETTTAPSTTTAPTSTTLTTTTLPTSTTLSTTTLPTSTTLSTTTLPTSTTSTTTAPTSTTLTTTTLPTSTTLSTTTLPTSTTLSTTTLPTSTTLSTTTEPTSTTTTELTSTTLTTTTTEPTSTTTTEPTSTTLTTTTEPTSTTTTEPTSTTLTTTTMPTSTTLSTTTLPTSTTLSTTTLPTSTTLSTTTEPTSTTTTELTSTTLTTTTEPTSTTTTELTSTTLTTTTEPTSTTTTEPTSTTLTTTTELTSTTTTELTSTTLTTTTEQTSTTTTEPTSTTTTETTSTTLTTTTEPTSTTTTEPTSTTLTTTTELTSTTLTTTTATTTPTSTTTTAPTSTTLSTTTEPTSTTLSTTTEPTSTTTTEPTSTTLTTTTAPTSTTTTEPSTTLATTAPTSTTTTPTSTTLTTTAAPTSATTTEPTSTTLTTTTEPTSTTLTTTTELTSTTLTTTTDPTSTTTTEPTSTTTTETTSTTLTTTTESTSTTLTTTALTSTTPSTTTVPKSTTLTTTTAPTSTTTTAPTSTTTTEPTSTTTTEPTYTTLTTTTDPTSTTTTEPTSTTTTETTSTTLTTTTTSTTLTTTTAPTSTTTTAPTSTTTTEPTSTTTTEPTYTTLTTTTTTAPTYTSTTTTEPTSTTT; this is encoded by the exons atgtttcgATTTATTATGCTCACTGGATTGGTTTTACTGATCGGTGGATCAATACCAACAG CTGCtcaaacaacagaaacaacaacTGAACCCACGTCTACAAATGAAACATTACCTACATCAGCATCTCCATCTGAATCAACGACAACAGCTGAAACAACTGAGACAACAACTGAACCCACGTCTACAACTGAAACATTAACTACATTAACATCTACATCTGAATCAACAACAAAAGctgaaacaactgaaaccaAATCTACCCCTGTGACAGAAACAACAACGGCTCCATCTACCACAACTgcaccaacatctaccactctaacaacaacaactctgccaacatctaccactttatcaacaacaactctgccaacatctaccactttatcaacaacaactctgccaacatctaccacatcTACCACAACTgcaccaacatctaccactctaacaacaacaactctgccaacatctaccactttatcaacaacaactctgccaacatctaccactttatcaacaacaactctgccaacatctaccactttatcaacaacaactgagccaacatctaccacaacaactgagctaacatctaccactctaacaacaacaacaactgagccaacatctaccacaacaactgagccaacatctaccactctaacaacaacaactgagccaacatctactacaacaactgagccaacatctaccactctaacaacaacaactatgccaacatctaccactttatcaacaacaactctgccaacatctaccactttatcaacaacaactctgccaacatctaccactttatcaacaacaactgagccaacatctaccacaacaactgagctaacatctaccactctaacaacaacaactgagccaacatctaccacaacaactgagctaacatctaccactctaacaacaacaactgagccaacatctactacaacaactgagccaacatctaccactctaacaacaacaactgagctaacatctaccacaacaactgagctaacatctaccactctaacaacaacaactgagcaaacatctaccacaacaactgagccaacatctaccacaacaactgagacaacatctaccactctaacaacaacaactgagccaacatctactacaacaactgagccaacatcgaccactctaacaacaacaactgagctaacatctaccactctaacaacaacaac TGCAACAACTacaccaacatctaccacaacaactgcaccaacatctaccactctatcaacaacaactgagccaacatctaccactctatcaacaacaactgagccaacatctaccaccacaactgagccaacatctaccactctaacaacaacaactgcaccaacatctaccacaacaactgagccatCTACCACTCTTGCAACAACTgcaccaacatctaccacaacaact ccaacatctaccactctaacaacaacagcTGCACCAACATCTGCCACAACAACTGaaccaacatctaccactctaacaacaacaactgagccaacttCTACcactttaacaacaacaactgagctaacatctaccactctaacaacaacaaccgatccaacatctaccacaacaactgaaccaacatctaccacaacaactgagacaacatctaccactctaacaacaacaactgagtcAACATCTACCACTTTAACAACAACTGCACTAACATCTACCACTCCATCAACAACAACTGTGCCAAAgtctaccactctaacaacaacaactgcaccaacatctaccacaacaacagcgccaacatctaccacaacaactgagccaacatctaccacaacaactgagccaacatataccactctaacaacaacaaccgatccaacatctaccacaacaactgaaccaacatctaccacaacaactgagacaacatctaccactctaacaacaacaacaact